AACTGTTTCCCCGTTACTATCTGTATAGAAGTGGTTCAATCCCACATCAATACCAATAGTTTTACCAGTTGGTTCTCGTTTTTCAATGCGTTCTTGAGCAATACAAAACTGGGCGTAGTACCCATCGGCACGACGCACAACCCGCACCCTCTTAAACTGTTTAAGTTGGTAGAAGTGCAGGTCACGGGTTCCCCAGAGCTTGAAGGTTCCTGCCTTAAATCCGTCACTAAAAGTGATATACCTGCGGTCTTCGGAGAGTCGCCAGCCACAGGTTTTGTACTCAACAGAACCATGCGTTTGCTCTTTCTTAAACTTTGGAAAACCCTTCTTTCCAGGCTTACTTTTCTTGCAATTATCAAAGAACTGAGCAATTGCAGACCACGCTCTTTCTGCACTGGCTTGACGAGCCATCGAGTTCAGCTTGGATACCCAAGGGAACTCAGTATTAGCAGCAAGGACAGCACAGAACTTACTCAAGTCATATCGCCCAATTCCTCTATTTTCTATCCAGTATCTAAGGCAGCTATTACGAACGAAACGAGCAGTTCTAATTGCTTCATCAAGCTTTCGGTACTGCTCGTTAAGTCCTTCAAGTTTTGCCTCAAATACTAACATATTTACGTCAGATATATTGACGTAAATTATTTCATAGATTTGCGAAAAACTCAACTATTTCCTTTCCTCACTGACCCTCGGTCAGTTATGGTCAGGAACGTCTCGTTTTTCGCCCTCGATTCATGAGGCAGCGCGTTGGGCGGCTCCGCCGACTTGAAGCGACTGCCGTCTCGCCGCCAAATCACAGATTATGGCGGGAGCCTTCTCTCCGATTTAG
This is a stretch of genomic DNA from Nostoc sp. KVJ3. It encodes these proteins:
- a CDS encoding RNA-guided endonuclease InsQ/TnpB family protein → MLVFEAKLEGLNEQYRKLDEAIRTARFVRNSCLRYWIENRGIGRYDLSKFCAVLAANTEFPWVSKLNSMARQASAERAWSAIAQFFDNCKKSKPGKKGFPKFKKEQTHGSVEYKTCGWRLSEDRRYITFSDGFKAGTFKLWGTRDLHFYQLKQFKRVRVVRRADGYYAQFCIAQERIEKREPTGKTIGIDVGLNHFYTDSNGETVANPRHLRKSEKSLKRLQRRLSKSKKGSNNRVKFRNKLARKHLKVSRQRKDFAVKTAKCVVKSNDLVVYEDLMVRNMVKNHAIAKSISDASWSLFREWVEYFGKVFGVVTVAVPPHFTSQNCSNCREVVKKSLSTRTHVCPRCGLTLDRDWNAARNILEIGLRTVGHTGTLIASGDIDLCMGGEIPPSKSGRGKRKPKE